A stretch of the Marinobacter sp. JH2 genome encodes the following:
- a CDS encoding HD-GYP domain-containing protein, whose amino-acid sequence MGVQQQKLAVHDLEVGMFVSDLDRPWHQTPFPIQGFYIRSQNDVRALASHCKWVMVDEPENRDSVSVDGKSVLGFRARSKQRANGRQEIELPPLSIRQPVRHKVTATLKKEVKTSKKLLRDAELALERMFDSVHTKAGLDGRLVADVTKKMVRSVCRQPNALLWLSRTRQYDDFVYRHALNTSVWALVVGRQLGLNEGLLNHLGAGCLLTQVGKTALPADIVQQEQQLSVEEFEIFRTYVQRGVEILQPSGISKAVLSVVRGHRERHNGSGFPSGVGGERIPLLAKVAGIAEFFETLIAPREGLEPMTPAKAVGWLYEMRNIEFQKDLVEAFIQAVGVYPAGTLVELSDGCRGVVVSHHPERRLFPSVMIMQASEKSLLKSGKVVDLARYNESRVPGTVLAVRECLPHGTDGLDLKALDATNEPRWSLRKHFTR is encoded by the coding sequence GTGGGGGTTCAACAACAAAAGCTAGCGGTACATGATCTGGAGGTCGGCATGTTTGTGTCTGATCTGGATCGGCCGTGGCACCAGACCCCGTTTCCGATACAAGGCTTTTATATCCGCTCGCAAAATGACGTGCGAGCGCTAGCATCCCACTGTAAATGGGTCATGGTTGATGAGCCTGAAAATCGTGATTCCGTCAGCGTTGATGGCAAAAGTGTTTTAGGATTTCGGGCGCGTTCAAAGCAAAGAGCGAACGGGCGACAAGAAATTGAGCTTCCGCCACTGAGTATTCGTCAGCCGGTTCGTCACAAAGTCACCGCGACCCTGAAGAAAGAGGTCAAAACCTCAAAGAAATTGTTGCGTGATGCCGAGCTCGCGCTTGAGCGAATGTTCGATTCAGTGCACACGAAGGCTGGCTTGGATGGCCGTCTGGTCGCTGATGTCACTAAAAAGATGGTGAGAAGTGTCTGCCGGCAACCCAATGCACTTTTGTGGTTGAGCAGAACCCGCCAATACGATGATTTCGTGTATCGCCATGCGTTAAACACGTCTGTGTGGGCTCTGGTGGTTGGTCGCCAACTTGGCTTGAATGAAGGGCTTTTGAATCACCTTGGGGCGGGTTGCTTGTTGACTCAAGTCGGGAAAACCGCTTTGCCAGCGGACATCGTTCAGCAAGAACAGCAGCTCTCTGTCGAAGAGTTCGAGATTTTCAGAACTTACGTTCAGCGTGGTGTTGAAATTCTTCAGCCGTCTGGTATTTCCAAGGCAGTCTTGAGTGTTGTTCGAGGACATAGAGAGCGTCACAACGGCTCCGGCTTTCCGTCTGGTGTCGGTGGTGAGAGGATTCCCTTGTTGGCGAAAGTGGCCGGTATCGCGGAGTTTTTTGAAACTTTGATAGCACCGCGAGAGGGGCTCGAGCCGATGACGCCGGCCAAAGCGGTAGGCTGGCTCTATGAAATGAGAAATATCGAGTTTCAAAAGGATCTGGTAGAAGCCTTCATTCAGGCGGTCGGTGTGTACCCTGCCGGAACCTTGGTTGAATTGTCTGATGGTTGTCGTGGGGTGGTTGTTTCGCACCATCCGGAGCGTCGGTTATTTCCAAGCGTTATGATCATGCAAGCGAGCGAGAAAAGTTTGCTAAAAAGCGGGAAGGTGGTTGATTTGGCTCGCTATAATGAGTCCAGAGTGCCGGGTACTGTTCTTGCCGTTCGAGAGTGCTTGCCTCACGGTACCGACGGCCTGGATCTGAAGGCTCTGGATGCGACCAACGAGCCACGCTGGTCGCTCCGTAAACATTTTACTCGGTAA
- a CDS encoding organic solvent ABC transporter permease, with protein MLKVGALPVADTVPAKEFVSILDFQPELREALETSKVDSQNLKDHALTESTLLNNQELLNRTRFLMALNWTEVIQDDEGIDIRPRVIAQLNAALDDPELPSTIDFSIPSAEFEAEDSAANQLLASICFHKKGDQLCGKPPTEAEIENAPERPENDDDIDPDETYKQDLKSLRERILQAVRTIEDIDAQGAKEYLIKELAGITNAIGRKYYLSDHIASHSASDTALKTIAIRKVGGDMTINKNGVEAISTRPQDVAIHTWSWQEAYVEYFVDGEPGGESEVLINFKPENDYRWIRKSLRVLITE; from the coding sequence ATGTTGAAAGTCGGCGCCCTGCCAGTTGCCGACACGGTCCCGGCGAAAGAATTTGTCAGCATTCTCGATTTCCAACCGGAACTTCGTGAAGCTTTAGAAACCTCGAAGGTTGATAGCCAGAATCTCAAAGACCACGCATTGACAGAATCCACGCTACTGAACAACCAGGAACTGCTCAATCGCACTCGCTTTCTCATGGCATTGAACTGGACCGAAGTCATTCAGGACGATGAAGGTATTGATATTCGGCCCCGAGTGATTGCCCAGCTCAATGCTGCGCTGGACGATCCTGAGCTTCCGTCTACCATTGATTTTTCGATACCCTCCGCCGAATTCGAAGCCGAAGACTCGGCCGCAAATCAATTGCTGGCCAGCATTTGTTTCCACAAAAAAGGTGACCAACTGTGCGGCAAGCCTCCAACAGAAGCAGAAATTGAGAATGCACCGGAGCGCCCCGAAAACGATGACGATATCGACCCGGACGAAACCTACAAGCAAGACCTTAAATCGTTAAGAGAACGCATTCTGCAAGCCGTTCGGACAATTGAAGATATAGATGCCCAAGGCGCCAAGGAGTACCTGATAAAGGAACTTGCCGGCATCACCAACGCAATCGGCAGGAAATATTACCTTTCTGATCACATCGCATCACATTCGGCCAGCGACACCGCTTTAAAAACCATCGCGATCAGAAAAGTGGGCGGGGATATGACCATCAACAAGAACGGTGTCGAAGCAATCAGCACCCGGCCCCAAGACGTCGCCATTCATACATGGAGCTGGCAAGAAGCTTATGTTGAGTATTTCGTGGACGGGGAACCCGGCGGAGAGTCTGAAGTTTTAATCAATTTCAAACCCGAGAACGACTACCGCTGGATTCGAAAATCACTTCGGGTCCTTATTACCGAGTAA
- a CDS encoding ABC transporter ATP-binding protein codes for MTYALEIEELEKRYGDGFYALKGIDLQVVEGDFFALLGPNGAGKSTTLGIVSSLVNKSGGTVRVFGKDIDTELSDAKLNLGVVPQEFNFNQFEKVLDIVTTQAGYYGIPLKKARLSAEKYLKKLGLWDKRNTPARMLSGGMKRRLMIARALVHEPRLLILDEPTAGVDIELRRSMWQFLEEINRQGTTIILTTHYLEEAEALCRNIAIIDHGEIIRHTSKRELLQQLSVEAFILDTEQSLDAAPELEGFKCVINGEGALEVEVAKGQGLNALFRELEKQNIKVTSMRTKANRLEELFVRMVEENAAEAENTKEGSA; via the coding sequence ATGACCTATGCATTGGAAATTGAAGAACTAGAGAAGCGCTATGGAGATGGTTTCTACGCTCTGAAAGGGATTGATCTTCAGGTCGTCGAGGGTGATTTTTTCGCTTTGCTGGGCCCCAACGGTGCCGGTAAATCGACCACCCTGGGAATTGTGTCTTCGCTGGTGAATAAATCGGGCGGCACGGTTCGTGTTTTCGGCAAAGACATTGATACCGAACTTTCGGACGCAAAACTGAATCTTGGTGTGGTGCCTCAAGAGTTCAATTTCAATCAGTTTGAAAAAGTACTGGATATCGTTACCACCCAAGCGGGGTACTACGGCATCCCTTTAAAGAAGGCTCGTCTATCCGCTGAAAAATATTTGAAAAAACTGGGCTTGTGGGATAAACGCAACACCCCGGCGCGAATGCTGTCCGGGGGCATGAAACGGCGTCTTATGATTGCACGGGCATTGGTGCATGAGCCCCGGTTACTGATACTGGATGAGCCCACTGCCGGTGTGGATATCGAATTGCGTCGCTCGATGTGGCAATTCCTGGAAGAGATTAACCGTCAGGGCACCACCATCATTCTGACGACTCATTATCTGGAAGAAGCGGAAGCCCTGTGCCGGAATATCGCCATCATTGATCATGGCGAGATCATCCGTCACACCAGTAAGAGGGAATTGCTCCAGCAATTAAGTGTCGAGGCTTTTATTCTTGATACCGAACAATCGCTGGATGCAGCACCCGAGCTGGAAGGCTTCAAGTGCGTGATTAACGGTGAGGGTGCTTTGGAAGTTGAGGTGGCGAAAGGGCAAGGGTTGAACGCGCTGTTCAGAGAACTGGAAAAGCAAAACATCAAGGTAACCAGCATGCGAACGAAGGCGAACCGCCTCGAAGAGTTGTTTGTGCGGATGGTTGAAGAGAATGCCGCTGAAGCCGAAAACACGAAGGAGGGATCGGCATGA
- a CDS encoding ABC transporter permease — MTPLALWTAFQTIVLREIRRFTRIWPQTLLPPAVTMTLYFIIFGNLIGSRIGDMGGFDYMQFIVPGLIMMSVITSSYANVVSSFFSMKFQRSIEELLVSPVPNWTILAGYVVGGMSRGLIIGLIVTLLSLAFTQLAIHNLPMVVITVFLTSALFSLGGFINAMLATKFDDISIVPTFVLTPLTYLGGVFYSIDLLPALWQNVSLANPILYMVNGFRYGILGVSDVNPFVSLGMILVFIVLLSAVALRMLARGKGIRH; from the coding sequence ATGACACCTCTGGCACTTTGGACTGCGTTTCAAACCATTGTTTTGCGTGAAATTCGCCGGTTTACCCGGATTTGGCCGCAGACTTTGTTGCCACCTGCGGTCACCATGACACTCTACTTCATCATCTTCGGTAATCTGATAGGCTCCCGCATCGGCGATATGGGCGGTTTTGACTACATGCAGTTCATTGTTCCGGGACTGATCATGATGTCGGTCATCACGAGTTCCTATGCGAACGTGGTGTCGTCGTTCTTTTCGATGAAGTTCCAGCGCAGCATTGAAGAGCTGTTGGTCTCACCGGTACCGAACTGGACGATTCTCGCCGGCTACGTGGTGGGTGGTATGTCCCGAGGCCTGATTATCGGGTTGATCGTCACCTTGTTATCGCTGGCCTTCACGCAACTGGCCATCCATAACTTGCCGATGGTGGTCATTACTGTGTTCCTGACCTCCGCGTTATTTTCCTTAGGTGGCTTTATCAACGCCATGCTGGCGACCAAGTTTGATGATATTTCCATCGTGCCGACGTTTGTGCTCACTCCGTTGACCTATTTGGGTGGCGTGTTCTACAGCATCGATTTGTTGCCGGCGCTCTGGCAGAACGTGTCGTTGGCTAATCCCATTTTGTATATGGTGAATGGATTTCGCTACGGCATACTGGGTGTTTCGGATGTTAATCCGTTCGTTTCACTTGGTATGATTCTGGTCTTTATTGTTTTGCTATCAGCCGTTGCCCTGCGCATGTTGGCGCGAGGTAAGGGCATTCGACACTAA
- the queF gene encoding NADPH-dependent 7-cyano-7-deazaguanine reductase QueF (Catalyzes the NADPH-dependent reduction of 7-cyano-7-deazaguanine (preQ0) to 7-aminomethyl-7-deazaguanine (preQ1) in queuosine biosynthesis): MALDNAPLGKSSDYPDQYDPSLLFPVAREDNRRRIGLEDGRWPWFGEDMWQAWELSWLRPGGVPVVAWAEIRFPAASPSIVESKSLKLYLNSLNQNVFSSESQVTETIIRDLSRVCGGAVHVQMRSVDETAAAVGRPDGCELIDNEAVEGVVYDYAPDSLLANGPEVTEGLCSHLLKSNCPVTGQPDWATIFIRYTGAAIDRAGLLRYIISFRQKQDFHEHCVETVFTDLMQRCKPSELMVCARYTRRGGLDINPWRSTSPQDGLGPRLVRQ; the protein is encoded by the coding sequence ATGGCACTTGATAACGCTCCGCTGGGCAAGTCCAGCGATTATCCGGATCAGTACGATCCTTCGCTGTTGTTCCCGGTGGCCCGGGAAGACAACCGACGGCGTATTGGCCTTGAAGATGGGCGCTGGCCTTGGTTTGGTGAAGATATGTGGCAGGCATGGGAGCTATCCTGGTTGCGCCCTGGCGGCGTACCAGTGGTGGCGTGGGCGGAGATTCGCTTTCCCGCTGCATCGCCTTCTATTGTTGAAAGTAAATCCTTAAAGTTATATCTCAACTCTCTGAATCAGAATGTTTTCTCTTCTGAATCGCAAGTCACAGAAACGATCATTCGAGACTTGTCCAGGGTCTGTGGCGGTGCGGTTCACGTGCAGATGCGCAGTGTTGATGAAACCGCCGCCGCAGTGGGGCGGCCAGATGGTTGCGAGCTGATCGATAACGAAGCGGTGGAAGGTGTTGTGTACGACTACGCGCCGGATTCTCTGTTGGCGAATGGTCCCGAGGTGACGGAGGGGCTGTGCTCCCATTTGTTGAAAAGTAATTGCCCGGTAACGGGGCAGCCGGATTGGGCAACAATCTTTATACGCTACACTGGCGCGGCAATTGATCGTGCTGGGTTGCTGCGCTACATCATCAGTTTTCGGCAGAAACAAGACTTCCATGAGCACTGTGTGGAAACCGTGTTCACGGATTTGATGCAGCGTTGTAAACCCTCAGAGTTGATGGTGTGCGCGCGTTACACTCGCCGGGGCGGGTTGGATATCAATCCGTGGCGAAGCACCAGTCCACAAGATGGATTAGGGCCTAGGTTGGTGCGGCAGTAA
- a CDS encoding adenylate/guanylate cyclase domain-containing protein — protein sequence MMSAPAELRNVSVNSGKVSLNDPYDNTVVIPPMPDYSGRILAYTFTSLVVVTGVFQDIFAHWLLWLVAMGMVWPHLAHVITRRTFLKTSPRIRQKMLLLDCAFAGSLIGAIGLIAIPTTAIILMLMFSCLIVGGVRLWMFGTALTGSSLAATVAVLGSADNLQAPLLTSVIAVLATGAYICVTAYYSHVQARALLYAKTQIQNQREQSIALSHKLSKYLSPQVWQSIFTGERDVRLETQRKKLAVFFSDIKGFTELSEEMEPEALTELLNHYFNEMSQVALRYGGTIDKFVGDSIMVFFGDPTSRGQREDAFACVSMAIDMRKHMKIMRQKWRSQGIKTPLEIRMGISTGYTTVGNFGAENRMDYTIIGKEVNLASRLESLAEAGEILISYETFSLIKDRIMCRDKGEITVKGFGKPVPIYEVVDFRRDMGPNRSFLEHEHSGFAMYLDSDKITERERTVILTALEDAADRLRQEDETE from the coding sequence ATGATGAGTGCTCCGGCAGAACTTCGCAACGTTTCCGTCAATTCGGGAAAAGTTTCATTAAACGACCCCTATGATAACACGGTCGTGATCCCCCCCATGCCAGACTACAGTGGACGCATTCTGGCTTACACATTCACATCACTTGTTGTCGTCACCGGCGTATTTCAGGACATTTTTGCGCACTGGCTTCTATGGCTCGTGGCCATGGGAATGGTTTGGCCCCATCTTGCGCATGTCATTACTCGCCGTACATTCTTAAAAACCTCACCGCGAATTCGCCAGAAGATGTTACTGCTCGACTGCGCTTTCGCCGGCTCGCTAATTGGGGCAATTGGCCTGATCGCCATTCCCACCACCGCGATCATCCTCATGCTGATGTTCAGTTGTCTGATTGTCGGCGGCGTGCGGCTCTGGATGTTTGGTACTGCGCTAACGGGCTCTTCTTTGGCCGCCACCGTTGCCGTTCTTGGCAGCGCGGACAACCTGCAAGCCCCCCTTTTGACCAGCGTCATCGCAGTGCTGGCAACTGGCGCATACATCTGCGTGACGGCCTATTACTCACACGTGCAGGCAAGAGCCCTGTTGTACGCCAAAACCCAGATTCAGAACCAGCGAGAACAATCCATTGCGCTCTCCCACAAATTGTCTAAGTACCTTTCTCCGCAGGTGTGGCAATCCATTTTTACCGGCGAACGCGATGTTCGGCTTGAAACCCAGCGCAAGAAGCTAGCGGTCTTTTTTTCCGACATTAAAGGCTTCACGGAATTGTCTGAAGAAATGGAACCCGAAGCGCTTACCGAACTTCTGAACCACTACTTTAACGAGATGTCTCAAGTGGCACTACGGTACGGTGGCACCATCGACAAGTTCGTTGGCGATTCTATTATGGTGTTTTTTGGTGATCCAACCAGCCGGGGCCAACGCGAAGATGCATTTGCGTGTGTGTCTATGGCCATCGACATGCGCAAACACATGAAGATCATGCGCCAGAAATGGCGTAGCCAAGGCATTAAAACCCCACTCGAAATCCGCATGGGCATCAGCACTGGTTACACCACGGTCGGCAACTTCGGCGCCGAAAATCGTATGGATTACACCATTATCGGCAAGGAAGTGAACCTGGCCAGCCGGCTGGAGTCCTTGGCCGAAGCTGGCGAGATTCTGATTTCTTATGAAACATTCTCGCTGATTAAAGACCGCATCATGTGCCGGGACAAAGGCGAAATCACGGTGAAAGGCTTCGGCAAACCGGTGCCTATTTACGAAGTAGTCGACTTCCGCCGTGACATGGGGCCAAACCGCAGCTTCCTGGAACACGAACACAGCGGCTTTGCGATGTATCTTGATTCAGACAAAATCACCGAACGTGAGCGCACCGTTATCCTCACGGCGCTCGAAGATGCAGCTGATCGCCTTCGCCAGGAAGACGAAACAGAGTAA
- a CDS encoding nitroreductase, with product MSSIAQFLMERSSEPRLEAPAPPRDVVDLALQCAARAPDHALLRPWRYLVIEGEALAALGDLFAQSCGVDASEKARDNASKAPLRAPMVIVGIASPKPHKKVPDVEQVMSAASGMSFLLLALSDAGYGIMWRSGAFAYDPVVREGLGLSKHEIITGFLYTGTVSSYKPPVPRPSSGDFIEEWLGPDQSRAWSV from the coding sequence ATGAGTTCTATTGCCCAGTTTCTTATGGAGCGTTCGTCAGAACCGCGGTTAGAGGCACCGGCTCCGCCCCGGGATGTGGTTGATCTTGCACTCCAATGCGCGGCTCGTGCGCCTGATCATGCACTGCTGCGTCCATGGCGATATCTCGTTATAGAAGGTGAAGCATTGGCTGCGCTTGGGGATCTGTTTGCGCAATCTTGCGGGGTAGATGCCAGCGAGAAGGCCCGGGATAATGCCAGCAAGGCACCACTCCGTGCGCCAATGGTCATCGTAGGTATCGCTTCGCCCAAACCCCATAAAAAAGTTCCGGATGTCGAGCAGGTAATGTCTGCGGCTTCGGGGATGTCCTTTCTGTTGCTGGCATTGTCAGATGCAGGATATGGCATCATGTGGCGTTCGGGTGCATTCGCCTACGATCCCGTCGTGCGTGAGGGGCTTGGCCTGTCAAAGCATGAGATTATTACCGGCTTCCTTTACACCGGAACGGTTTCATCTTATAAGCCGCCTGTTCCACGGCCATCGAGTGGTGATTTTATTGAGGAGTGGTTAGGGCCTGATCAATCGCGCGCCTGGAGTGTGTGA
- the flgB gene encoding flagellar basal body rod protein FlgB — protein sequence MAISFDSALGIHEQALQGRVKRAEVLANNMANADTPGYKARDIDFRAMMQKAQNEMSGVQMATTHSSHMDTSGAGGADGELLYRTPHQPSVDGNTVDAQQEQTRFMRNAMDYQASFQFLSSKFSGLTKALKGE from the coding sequence ATGGCAATTTCATTCGATAGCGCACTGGGTATTCACGAACAGGCCCTACAAGGTCGTGTTAAGCGGGCAGAAGTGCTGGCCAACAACATGGCGAACGCAGATACCCCTGGCTACAAAGCGCGGGACATCGACTTCCGCGCCATGATGCAGAAAGCGCAGAATGAAATGAGCGGTGTTCAGATGGCCACCACCCACAGTTCGCACATGGACACGTCCGGAGCGGGCGGGGCCGACGGTGAATTGCTGTACCGCACACCTCACCAGCCTTCGGTTGACGGGAACACTGTGGACGCGCAGCAGGAGCAAACCCGTTTCATGCGTAACGCCATGGACTACCAAGCCAGCTTCCAGTTTCTCAGCAGCAAGTTTTCAGGTCTGACCAAAGCCCTGAAAGGCGAGTAA
- the flgC gene encoding flagellar basal body rod protein FlgC, with amino-acid sequence MSLGNIFDIAGSGMTAQSLRLNTTASNIANAETASSSTEGTYRARKPVFAAIQQSMLNPDQQTFGVHSQDGAGAGVRVEGVVESDAELQMRYEPNHPAANEDGYVFYPNVNVVEEMADMMSSSRSFQMNVDVMNTAKSMMQRILTLGQQ; translated from the coding sequence ATGTCACTGGGTAACATTTTCGACATTGCGGGTTCGGGCATGACCGCACAGTCCCTGCGGCTGAACACTACCGCCTCGAACATTGCCAATGCTGAAACCGCCAGTTCCAGCACAGAAGGCACTTATCGTGCACGCAAGCCGGTATTCGCGGCGATTCAACAATCTATGTTGAACCCGGACCAACAGACTTTTGGTGTTCATTCGCAAGACGGTGCAGGTGCCGGCGTACGGGTTGAGGGGGTTGTTGAAAGTGATGCTGAGCTACAAATGCGCTACGAGCCGAACCACCCGGCAGCGAATGAAGACGGTTACGTGTTCTATCCAAACGTAAACGTGGTTGAAGAAATGGCGGACATGATGTCGTCATCGCGCAGCTTTCAGATGAACGTAGACGTGATGAACACCGCTAAATCCATGATGCAGCGTATCTTGACGCTGGGTCAGCAGTAA
- a CDS encoding flagellar hook assembly protein FlgD gives MSAVNSASAADVLGQYRVQQDSKAQGGSELGKDAFMELMLAQMKNQNPLEPQDNGDFISQLAQFSSLEEMQNLTGTVDEVAGQFRSSQALQASAMVGKTVLAPSSVGILGAEGEVTGTIDVPASTGGLRLSVMNQSGELVRQIDMGSSEAGVVSFRWDGQDGNGNALPQGPYQIVAQGSYPSGPEQLGTMVSANVDSVSLNNGGSITLNLAGMGSIALSDVKQIN, from the coding sequence ATGAGTGCAGTAAATTCAGCGTCTGCCGCCGATGTGCTGGGCCAGTATCGAGTTCAGCAAGACAGCAAGGCTCAGGGTGGTAGCGAGCTCGGTAAAGATGCCTTCATGGAATTAATGCTGGCACAGATGAAAAACCAGAACCCGCTGGAGCCGCAAGACAACGGCGACTTTATCTCCCAGTTGGCGCAGTTCAGCTCCTTGGAAGAAATGCAGAACCTCACCGGTACGGTGGACGAAGTGGCTGGGCAGTTCCGCTCAAGTCAGGCGCTGCAGGCGTCGGCCATGGTGGGTAAAACCGTTCTGGCTCCCTCCAGTGTAGGCATTCTTGGCGCAGAGGGTGAAGTGACCGGCACCATCGACGTTCCAGCGTCTACCGGCGGCTTGCGATTGTCTGTGATGAATCAGTCGGGCGAGCTTGTACGGCAGATCGATATGGGCAGCAGTGAAGCTGGTGTTGTGTCTTTCCGTTGGGACGGTCAAGACGGCAACGGCAATGCTTTGCCGCAAGGCCCTTACCAAATTGTTGCGCAGGGTAGTTACCCATCCGGGCCGGAGCAGTTGGGCACCATGGTCAGTGCAAACGTAGACAGTGTGTCTCTGAACAATGGTGGCTCCATTACATTGAATCTGGCAGGCATGGGTTCCATTGCTCTGTCTGATGTAAAACAAATTAACTGA